The Pseudomonas sp. LFM046 region TCGGCCTGGCCACGCGTTTCTCGGCCCTGGCCCTGCTGGGCATGACTCTGGTGATCGAGATTTTCGTCTACCCCGACGCCTACCCGACCCACGGCGTCTGGGCCGCGACCCTGCTGCTGCTGATCACCCGGGGGCCCGGTGTGCTCTCGCTGGATCACCTGATCGCCAAACGCTACCAGCTGTAGGGGCACATTCATTCGCCCCTACAGCTGGTAGCGGGTTCTGCCACACATCCTTCAACGGCTGATCCGAAACGCCTTCGGCGACTGCCCCGTACCGCGCTTGAAGAAGCGCGAAAAATACGCCGGCTCGGAAAACCCCAGGCTGTCCGACACCTGATTGATGGTCATCGCCGTGTAGACCAGGCAGCGCTTGGCCTCCAGCAGCAGCCGCTGGTTGATCATCTGCAAGGCGGACTGCCCGGCAAGGCGCCGGCACAGGGCATTGAGATGGGCGGCGCTGATGCCCAGGCGCCCAGCGTACTGCTCGATGGGCAGGTGCTCGCGAAAGTGCTGTTCCAGCAGCCGGGTGAACTCCTGCAGGTGCAGACGGCCACGGTCCTGCTGCTGGGCGTCGGACTGGGTCTGGGCCAGCGACCGGCGGCCGATCCACACCAGCAGCACGCTGATCAGCGATTGCAGCATCAGCTCCCTGCCCGGCGCCTGCTGGGCGTACTCCCGGCTGATGGCCTCGAACAGGGTGTCCAGGTACGGCTGGCTGTCGCCGGCCTCGAAGCATGCCGGCGTCAGCAACGCCTGGCTATCCAGCAGGCCGGCCACCTGCTCCACCAGCGGCAGCGCCAGGGTCAGCACATGGCCGTCCACGTCGCTGGAGAAGCGGAAGCCATGCACACACAGGGTCGGGACCACCTGCAGGGCTGCGCGTTCGATGTGGTTCACCTGGCCCTCCACCTCCAACTCGGCGGTACCCGAGCGCACATAGAGCAGCTGCACCAGATCGCCGTGCTGATGGGGCCGGATCTCCCATTCGTGCAAGCGACTGCGGGACTCGATGGACTCCCAGTGAATCAGGTCCGGCGTCGGCCAGGCCGCCGTCTCGCCGTACAGCTTGAACACCGGAACGGGATTGGCGGTGAGTTTCGACATGACCCAGCGATCCTCGAAAAATCCATGAAAGTCGTTGGATATTGCCTTCAAAGCCAGTGCTCATCCACAAAAAATACAGGCGCATCACAACAACAGGTGAGCCGACACCGCCTTGAGCCGGCCACTGGAACTCTTCGAGAGGACAAGAACAATGAAAACTCAGGTCGCCATCATCGGCGCCGGCCCGTCCGGCCTTCTCCTTGGCCAGCTGCTGCAAAAAGCTGGTATCGACAACGTCATCATCGAACGCCAGAGCCCGGACTACGTCCTCGGCCGCATCCGCGCCGGGGTGCTGGAACAGGGCATGGTGGAACTGCTGCGGGAAGCCGGCGTCAGCGCACGCATGGACCGTGAAGGTCTGGTGCACGACGGCTTCGAACTGGCCTTCGACGGCCGCCGCGAACACATCGACCTCAAGGGCCTGACCGGCGGCAAGACCGTGATGATCTACGGCCAGACCGAAGTCACCCGCGACCTGATGGAAGCCCGCGAGGCCTGCGGCGCGCGCACCTTCTACACCGCCGCCAACGTGCAGCCCCACGACCTGAAGTCCGACGCGCCCTACGTCACCTTCGAGCAGAACGGCGAGACCCTGCGCATCGACTGCGACTACATCGCCGGCTGCGACGGCTTCCACGGGGTGTCGCGCCAATCCATACCCGCCGGCGTCCTCAAGGAGTTCGAGCGGGTCTACCCCTTCGGCTGGCTGGGTGTACTGGCCGATACGCCGCCGGTGAACGACGAGCTGATCTATGCCAACCATGAGCGCGGCTTCGCCCTGTGCAGCATGCGTTCGCCCACCCGCACCCGCTACTACGTGCAGGTCTCCACCGACGAGAAGGTGGACGACTGGTCCGACGAGCGCTTCTGGGAGGAGCTAAAGAGTCGGCTGCCGGAGCAGACCGCGGCAAAACTGGTCACCGGCCCCTCCATCGAAAAGAGCATCGCGCCCCTGCGCAGCTTCGTGGTGGAGCCCATGCAGTACGGCCGCCTGTTCCTGCTGGGCGACGCCGCCCACATCGTCCCGCCCACCGGCGCCAAAGGGCTGAACCTGGCCGCCAGCGACGTGAACACCCTGTTCCGTATCCTGGTGAAGGTCTACGGCGAAGGCCGCCTTGAGCTTCTGGAGCAGTACTCCGCCATCTGCCTGCGACGCATCTGGAAGGCCGAGCGCTTCTCCTGGTGGATGACCTCCCTGCTCCACCGCTTCCCGGAAACCGACGCCTTCGGCCGCCGCATGCAGCAGACCGAAC contains the following coding sequences:
- a CDS encoding helix-turn-helix domain-containing protein; the encoded protein is MSKLTANPVPVFKLYGETAAWPTPDLIHWESIESRSRLHEWEIRPHQHGDLVQLLYVRSGTAELEVEGQVNHIERAALQVVPTLCVHGFRFSSDVDGHVLTLALPLVEQVAGLLDSQALLTPACFEAGDSQPYLDTLFEAISREYAQQAPGRELMLQSLISVLLVWIGRRSLAQTQSDAQQQDRGRLHLQEFTRLLEQHFREHLPIEQYAGRLGISAAHLNALCRRLAGQSALQMINQRLLLEAKRCLVYTAMTINQVSDSLGFSEPAYFSRFFKRGTGQSPKAFRISR
- the pobA gene encoding 4-hydroxybenzoate 3-monooxygenase, with protein sequence MKTQVAIIGAGPSGLLLGQLLQKAGIDNVIIERQSPDYVLGRIRAGVLEQGMVELLREAGVSARMDREGLVHDGFELAFDGRREHIDLKGLTGGKTVMIYGQTEVTRDLMEAREACGARTFYTAANVQPHDLKSDAPYVTFEQNGETLRIDCDYIAGCDGFHGVSRQSIPAGVLKEFERVYPFGWLGVLADTPPVNDELIYANHERGFALCSMRSPTRTRYYVQVSTDEKVDDWSDERFWEELKSRLPEQTAAKLVTGPSIEKSIAPLRSFVVEPMQYGRLFLLGDAAHIVPPTGAKGLNLAASDVNTLFRILVKVYGEGRLELLEQYSAICLRRIWKAERFSWWMTSLLHRFPETDAFGRRMQQTELDYYVGSEAGRRTIAENYVGLPYEAIG